The Novosphingobium terrae genome has a window encoding:
- a CDS encoding TonB-dependent receptor: MPHPIFRNSRSDISRLALIACATPALLGAMPAHAGTETSADTANAAPTTEGDDILVSARRRTEKSQDVPIAISAFAGKQLESTRTYNLRDLQSLTPSLVVTVTNPRNTSINIRGLGNNVSVYNDGLEPAVGVYQDGVYLARPGQAVFDMADLDHIEVLRGPQGTLFGKNTSAGAVVIATKAPTFTPEFGGDVSGGNYGFHQIHAYASGALIEDKLAARLFVSKTDRNGYTTNIHDGSHGQDYHDFSLRGQLLFTPSDRFKLRIIGDYGNQHSNTASSVLVGVIRSYTNGSNFANNFTDRAKLAGYTPITADPSARLVDVDGQQNYRMNQHGVSATADYSLDGATITSVSAYRAWNWYPHNDGDNTPLDAQTDAHQSNNQKQFSQELRIASTGERRVDYVAGVYYLYQQIKAEAVNLYGRQAGLWYAPTTDQVAAAAALNNYDIVSHSEPVTNSYAAFAQTVWHVVPNVDLTTGLRYTYEKKTGWFIQTASGADLSGLTAAQQTAALALRARYGVANAFSAETSAGRLSGQATLSWKITPAVLAYATYSRGNKFGGLNLSNIVTTGAYAANPVIGPETINSYEAGLKTSWLGGKLVANVDGFWTDDSNYQTTIVDVTRNNQSYFTNVGKVRSRGFEADLHGNPAPWLSFYASGTYDDARYLSYPNAPCPIEVTGQTLCNMNGQQLPGVSKWAGSAGGEAKGKLGRNFGHDAEVYAGVDYSYRSAQYTTAADSIYSRIPGYGLANLHFGIRALDGRYDVQLWARNITNKTYYLTLSADNFGAIRGNLGDPRTYGVTLRTKI; encoded by the coding sequence ATGCCACATCCGATTTTCCGCAACAGCCGGAGCGATATCTCGCGTCTGGCGCTGATCGCCTGCGCCACGCCTGCGCTGCTGGGGGCCATGCCTGCTCATGCCGGAACCGAGACGTCTGCCGACACGGCCAATGCCGCGCCGACCACGGAGGGCGACGACATTCTGGTCTCTGCCCGCCGCCGCACCGAAAAGAGCCAGGATGTGCCCATCGCCATCAGCGCCTTTGCCGGAAAGCAGCTGGAATCCACCCGCACCTACAATCTGCGCGACCTGCAATCGCTGACGCCCAGCCTTGTCGTCACGGTCACCAACCCGCGCAACACCTCGATCAACATTCGCGGGCTGGGCAACAATGTCTCGGTCTACAATGACGGGCTGGAGCCGGCGGTGGGCGTCTATCAGGATGGCGTCTATCTGGCGCGCCCGGGGCAGGCGGTGTTCGATATGGCCGATCTCGACCATATCGAGGTGCTGCGCGGGCCTCAGGGCACGCTCTTCGGCAAGAACACCTCGGCGGGCGCGGTGGTGATCGCCACCAAGGCACCGACCTTCACGCCCGAATTCGGCGGCGATGTCAGCGGCGGCAATTACGGCTTCCACCAGATCCACGCCTATGCCAGCGGCGCGTTGATCGAGGACAAGCTCGCCGCGCGCCTCTTCGTCTCCAAGACCGATCGCAATGGCTACACCACCAACATCCATGACGGCTCTCACGGGCAGGATTACCACGATTTCAGCCTGCGCGGGCAGTTGCTCTTCACGCCCTCTGATCGCTTCAAGCTGCGCATCATTGGTGACTATGGCAATCAGCATAGCAACACGGCCTCCAGCGTGCTGGTGGGTGTGATCCGCAGCTACACCAATGGCAGCAATTTCGCGAACAACTTCACCGATCGCGCGAAGCTGGCCGGTTACACGCCGATCACCGCCGATCCTTCGGCGCGGCTGGTCGATGTCGATGGGCAGCAGAACTATCGCATGAACCAGCATGGCGTCTCGGCCACCGCCGATTACAGTCTGGATGGCGCGACGATCACCTCGGTCAGTGCCTATCGCGCGTGGAACTGGTATCCGCACAATGATGGCGACAACACGCCTCTGGATGCCCAGACCGATGCTCACCAGAGCAACAACCAGAAGCAATTCAGTCAGGAACTGCGCATCGCCTCCACCGGTGAGCGGCGCGTGGATTATGTCGCGGGGGTCTATTACCTCTATCAGCAGATCAAGGCCGAGGCGGTGAACCTTTATGGCCGTCAGGCGGGTCTGTGGTATGCGCCCACCACCGATCAGGTGGCCGCTGCCGCCGCGCTGAACAATTACGACATCGTCAGCCATTCCGAGCCCGTCACCAACTCCTATGCGGCGTTTGCCCAGACGGTGTGGCATGTGGTGCCCAATGTCGATCTGACCACCGGCCTGCGCTATACCTATGAGAAAAAGACCGGCTGGTTCATCCAGACCGCCAGCGGCGCCGATCTTTCGGGTCTCACCGCCGCCCAGCAGACGGCAGCCCTTGCGCTGCGCGCCCGCTATGGCGTGGCCAATGCCTTCAGCGCGGAAACCAGCGCGGGGCGGCTTTCGGGGCAGGCGACGCTGTCGTGGAAGATCACCCCTGCGGTGCTGGCCTATGCCACCTATTCGCGGGGCAACAAGTTCGGCGGCCTCAACCTGTCGAACATCGTGACGACGGGCGCCTATGCCGCCAACCCGGTGATCGGGCCGGAGACCATCAACTCCTATGAGGCCGGGCTGAAAACCAGCTGGCTGGGCGGCAAGCTTGTGGCCAACGTCGATGGTTTCTGGACCGATGACAGCAATTACCAGACCACCATCGTCGACGTCACCCGCAACAATCAGAGCTATTTCACCAATGTCGGCAAGGTGCGCTCACGCGGCTTCGAGGCCGATCTGCATGGCAATCCGGCGCCCTGGCTCTCCTTCTATGCCTCGGGCACCTATGACGATGCGCGCTATCTCTCCTATCCCAACGCGCCCTGCCCTATCGAGGTGACCGGCCAGACGCTGTGCAACATGAACGGCCAGCAACTGCCGGGCGTTTCGAAATGGGCCGGCTCGGCAGGCGGCGAGGCCAAGGGCAAGCTGGGCCGCAACTTCGGCCATGACGCAGAGGTCTATGCGGGCGTGGATTACTCCTATCGCAGCGCGCAATACACCACGGCGGCGGATTCGATCTATTCGCGCATCCCCGGCTATGGGCTGGCCAATCTGCACTTCGGCATCCGCGCTCTGGATGGGCGCTATGATGTCCAGCTCTGGGCGCGCAACATCACCAACAAGACCTATTATCTGACGCTCTCGGCGGATAATTTCGGCGCGATCCGTGGCAATCTGGGCGATCCGCGCACCTATGGCGTGACCTTGCGGACTAAAATTTAA
- a CDS encoding arylsulfatase, whose translation MGLLAATSLSTLWAAPALAQTAAPATQAPQAQSRPNFLVIVADDLGWSDLGAFGGEIRTPNLDALALKGVRFTGFHTAPTCSPTRSELLSGVDNHEAGLGSMAELLDASQRGHDGYEGFLNNRVASIAELLKAGGYHTLMAGKWHLGLTEQTSPAARGFDQSYALLQGLSNHFGADQTAAWGKAGERSTWREGLKEVHYPQGKYVDDQFADKLIGFLDQSAKTGDTTPFFAYLTFTGPHWPMQAPPEDIARYKGRYDAGYDVLKAQRLARQKELGLVPQDAVAHAHELAKPWDSLTPEEKAFESRKMEIYAAMVDRLDQNVGRVIAELKRTGRYDNTTIIFLADNGPEGNVITGPKGGNFNQLLKIDNSLGNLGKANSYVGYGPGWAEANAVPSRLVKSYPTEGGIRTTAFASGAGVQGGRINTANLSVTDIAPTLLQLAGLTQPASFNGHPILPHEGHSWSQLLAGQSETVRSPEEALGYELFYRRGLRKGDWKIVYLPAAEADAPVYLKKGVGDNQWRLYNLARDPGETTDLSASEPARLKELLADWDSYAKAKQVIPLDTAKQQAAKKP comes from the coding sequence TTGGGACTTCTGGCCGCCACCAGCCTGAGCACCCTATGGGCCGCCCCGGCGCTGGCCCAAACCGCCGCGCCCGCCACGCAGGCCCCTCAGGCGCAGAGCCGCCCCAACTTTCTGGTCATCGTGGCCGACGATCTGGGCTGGTCGGACCTTGGCGCTTTCGGTGGCGAGATCCGCACGCCCAACCTTGATGCGCTGGCGCTGAAGGGCGTGCGTTTCACCGGCTTCCACACCGCCCCCACCTGCTCGCCCACACGCTCCGAACTGCTCTCGGGCGTGGACAATCATGAGGCAGGGCTGGGCTCGATGGCCGAGCTGCTCGATGCCAGCCAGCGCGGGCATGATGGCTATGAAGGCTTCCTCAACAACCGCGTCGCCTCGATTGCCGAGCTGCTGAAGGCGGGCGGTTATCACACGCTGATGGCGGGCAAATGGCATCTGGGCCTGACCGAGCAGACCAGCCCGGCGGCGCGCGGTTTCGACCAGTCCTATGCCCTGCTTCAGGGGCTGAGCAATCATTTCGGCGCCGATCAGACCGCGGCATGGGGCAAGGCCGGAGAGCGTTCCACATGGCGCGAGGGACTGAAGGAAGTCCATTATCCGCAAGGCAAATATGTCGACGACCAGTTCGCCGACAAGCTGATCGGCTTTCTGGATCAGAGCGCGAAAACCGGCGATACCACGCCCTTCTTCGCCTATCTGACCTTCACCGGCCCGCATTGGCCGATGCAGGCCCCGCCCGAGGATATCGCCCGCTACAAGGGCCGCTATGATGCCGGTTACGATGTGCTCAAGGCGCAGCGCCTCGCCCGGCAGAAAGAGCTGGGTCTGGTGCCTCAGGATGCCGTGGCCCATGCCCATGAGCTGGCCAAGCCATGGGACAGCCTGACACCTGAAGAAAAAGCCTTCGAATCCCGCAAGATGGAAATCTACGCCGCCATGGTCGACCGGCTGGACCAGAATGTCGGCCGCGTGATCGCGGAGCTGAAGCGCACCGGGCGCTATGACAACACCACCATCATCTTCCTGGCCGACAATGGCCCCGAGGGCAATGTGATCACCGGCCCCAAGGGCGGCAATTTCAACCAGTTGCTCAAGATCGACAACAGCCTCGGCAATCTGGGCAAGGCCAATTCCTATGTCGGCTATGGTCCGGGCTGGGCCGAGGCCAATGCCGTGCCCTCACGCCTCGTCAAATCCTATCCCACCGAGGGCGGCATTCGCACCACCGCCTTTGCCTCCGGCGCGGGCGTGCAGGGTGGGCGGATCAACACCGCCAACCTCAGCGTCACCGATATCGCCCCCACGCTGCTGCAACTCGCGGGTCTGACCCAGCCTGCCAGCTTCAACGGCCATCCCATCCTGCCCCATGAAGGCCATAGCTGGAGCCAGCTGCTGGCGGGCCAGAGCGAAACCGTGCGCTCGCCCGAGGAAGCGCTGGGTTACGAGCTGTTCTACCGCCGCGGCCTGCGCAAGGGCGACTGGAAGATCGTCTATCTGCCCGCCGCCGAGGCCGATGCCCCCGTCTATCTGAAAAAGGGCGTGGGCGACAATCAGTGGCGCCTCTACAATCTGGCGCGCGATCCGGGCGAAACCACCGACCTCTCCGCCAGCGAGCCAGCCAGGCTGAAGGAACTGCTGGCCGACTGGGACAGCTATGCCAAGGCCAAGCAGGTGATCCCGCTGGACACCGCCAAGCAGCAGGCCGCCAAAAAGCCCTGA
- a CDS encoding DOPA 4,5-dioxygenase family protein, producing MAHPEDQTEKQPWAEIPAPDRRSLLTGGMMTMGALASASWANTASAATAGEVITPAASVGIPAGKAGGTLPLRPSTFSGKSEWGYHTAAQPTPQPASVRTGEEVLPTHPRPYTDIKSYHAHIYFDEDNHYKAALLRRWVAERFDVELGDWNLKPRGPHVTPSFYFGFQNELLPVVIPWLQLNSLGLTILIHPNSDNARSDHLYYALWVNRSQPVNAYSMKAVDDSIEVFTNTQPSVPIET from the coding sequence ATGGCCCACCCTGAAGACCAGACAGAGAAACAGCCATGGGCCGAGATCCCGGCCCCGGACCGCCGCAGCCTGCTGACCGGCGGCATGATGACGATGGGCGCTCTGGCTTCGGCCAGCTGGGCCAACACGGCTTCGGCAGCGACGGCGGGAGAGGTGATCACCCCGGCGGCAAGTGTGGGTATTCCGGCGGGCAAGGCAGGTGGAACGCTGCCGCTGCGGCCCTCCACCTTCTCGGGCAAGAGCGAATGGGGCTATCACACCGCTGCCCAGCCCACGCCTCAGCCCGCCTCGGTGCGGACGGGGGAGGAGGTGCTGCCAACCCATCCGCGCCCCTACACCGATATCAAGAGCTACCACGCCCATATCTATTTCGATGAGGACAATCACTACAAGGCGGCCCTGCTGCGCCGCTGGGTGGCCGAACGTTTCGATGTGGAGCTGGGCGACTGGAATCTGAAGCCGCGCGGGCCTCATGTGACGCCCAGCTTCTATTTCGGCTTCCAGAACGAGCTGCTGCCGGTGGTGATCCCATGGCTCCAGCTCAACAGCTTGGGTCTGACCATCCTGATCCATCCCAACAGCGACAATGCGCGGTCGGACCATCTCTATTACGCTTTGTGGGTGAACCGCTCGCAGCCGGTGAACGCCTACAGCATGAAGGCGGTGGATGACAGCATCGAGGTCTTCACCAACACCCAGCCCAGCGTGCCGATCGAAACCTGA
- a CDS encoding DUF481 domain-containing protein, whose translation MRRTIMLGFGAAGMLAAVPAQADPIPDSIAAMIHAAADTGNAVTLKTVADLAKKTNPNAAKEIDELATGLQKQADDKQIAKVRTQKPWQGWKGQGQAGLNNTTGTTDTTGISLGLNLVRNGIKWRHTVIASANYARQNGVTTANQHAVSYQMDYKLNDRFFVMGLVSWEGDRFSGFERRFSETLGAGYTAIKTPTMTLNLTAGPALRQTRYVPDYQITTGYDDGKLAGRAGLDYSWTIRPGVVFTENATYYGQSGDSTLTANTALTMKVFGRLSVQAGFLVDHETQPPVGLAKTNTTSRLTFVYGF comes from the coding sequence ATGCGCAGAACAATCATGCTCGGTTTTGGAGCAGCGGGCATGCTTGCGGCTGTGCCTGCCCAGGCCGACCCCATTCCCGATAGCATCGCCGCCATGATCCATGCGGCTGCCGACACCGGCAATGCGGTGACGCTCAAGACCGTGGCGGATCTGGCGAAAAAGACCAATCCGAACGCTGCCAAGGAGATCGATGAACTGGCCACCGGCCTGCAGAAACAGGCCGATGACAAGCAGATTGCCAAGGTCCGCACGCAAAAGCCGTGGCAAGGCTGGAAGGGGCAGGGGCAGGCCGGTCTCAACAACACGACCGGCACCACCGATACGACCGGCATTTCGCTGGGCCTCAATCTGGTGCGCAATGGCATCAAATGGCGGCATACGGTGATCGCCTCGGCCAATTATGCGCGGCAGAATGGCGTCACCACCGCCAATCAGCATGCCGTCAGCTATCAGATGGATTACAAGCTGAACGACCGCTTCTTCGTGATGGGGCTGGTCAGCTGGGAAGGCGATCGCTTCTCGGGCTTCGAACGCCGCTTCAGCGAGACTTTGGGCGCGGGCTATACGGCGATCAAGACGCCGACCATGACGCTGAACCTCACCGCCGGTCCCGCCTTGCGCCAGACGCGCTATGTGCCGGACTATCAGATCACCACCGGCTATGATGACGGCAAGCTGGCCGGTCGCGCGGGGCTGGACTACAGCTGGACCATCCGCCCCGGCGTGGTCTTCACCGAAAACGCCACCTATTACGGCCAGAGCGGCGACAGCACGCTGACCGCCAACACGGCGTTGACGATGAAGGTGTTCGGCAGGCTATCGGTACAGGCGGGCTTTCTGGTCGATCACGAAACCCAGCCGCCGGTGGGTCTGGCCAAGACCAACACAACCTCGCGCCTGACCTTTGTCTATGGCTTCTGA
- a CDS encoding TonB-dependent receptor has translation MTIFTHAPALRRACLGASVLVPLCAAPAAAQSAQDADNILVIGQQTQTLTRPDATGSRLNLTPLQTPASITSIDGEAIRARGDMSIAEAEARAPGFFNIGNPGNGGTALAARGFSGQGSILQLIDGVRLFPAAGTITFPTDPWMAERIDVLSGPASVLYGQGSLGGAVNVIMRKPNTQRTEFESEIGYGSQNTFHAAAGLGGPIGERLSYRVDASYRRSDGYVDRGHSDSLALSATVRWATTDTLTFTLRDDYGDQHPMKYTGTPLVNGRLDLGLRHQNYNVGDAHIRYRDNRATLQTDWTPSDSISLTNLGYVLTSKRQWRDLESYCWVAADGNCHNGYNYSPATPGNIYRTDNYGIGHDQTQWGDQGSVTFKIPLSDTISTDLVAGFDVNSIQLTYSNDFGSDTQEDSVTPTGFNPGLFYDTQGIAPRYRTQTTEYAFFAEDRLKFGEQFSLITGIRHENDEIKRWTRTYPTGNGGVDTFAFDKRLTNTTWRVGGVYQPIPTVSLYAQYSTGTDPLGTLTTYSTAQTQFSNATGNQVEVGAKGSFWGGRGTATLAAYRIVKKGLLYQQTLSSPIQQVGQQSSKGIEAAVSLNLPAGFGIDANGTVLKARYDDFYSGGVSFNGKAPPNVPQQAANLWLRWDATKQIRAQAGLRYVGHTYSDTANTFRVPAYAVVDAGLSYALNRHAAVDVHIYNLLDKAYAQTTYNDEQWILGRPRSVDVSLRTKF, from the coding sequence ATGACCATCTTCACCCATGCGCCGGCACTGCGCCGCGCCTGCCTGGGCGCTTCGGTGCTGGTGCCGCTTTGCGCCGCGCCCGCCGCCGCCCAGAGCGCTCAGGACGCCGACAACATCCTTGTGATCGGCCAGCAGACCCAGACCCTGACGCGGCCCGATGCCACCGGCAGCCGCCTCAACCTCACCCCGCTGCAGACCCCGGCCTCGATCACCAGCATCGATGGCGAGGCAATCCGCGCGCGCGGCGATATGTCCATTGCCGAAGCCGAGGCCCGCGCGCCCGGCTTCTTCAACATCGGCAATCCCGGCAATGGCGGCACGGCGCTGGCTGCGCGTGGGTTCAGCGGCCAAGGCTCGATCCTGCAGCTGATCGACGGTGTGCGCCTCTTCCCGGCGGCGGGCACCATCACCTTCCCCACCGACCCGTGGATGGCCGAGCGCATCGATGTGCTGAGCGGCCCGGCCTCGGTGCTCTATGGGCAGGGCTCGCTGGGCGGCGCGGTCAATGTCATCATGCGCAAGCCCAACACGCAGCGCACCGAGTTCGAGAGCGAGATCGGCTATGGCTCGCAGAACACCTTCCATGCCGCAGCGGGGCTTGGCGGGCCGATCGGCGAGCGCCTGTCCTATCGCGTCGATGCCAGCTATCGCCGTTCGGATGGCTATGTCGATCGCGGCCATTCGGACAGTCTGGCGCTGTCCGCCACTGTGCGCTGGGCGACCACCGACACGCTGACCTTCACCCTGCGCGATGATTACGGCGACCAGCATCCGATGAAATACACCGGCACGCCGCTGGTGAATGGCAGGCTGGATCTGGGCCTGCGCCACCAGAACTACAATGTGGGCGACGCGCATATCCGCTATCGCGACAACCGCGCCACCCTGCAGACCGACTGGACGCCGTCTGACAGCATCAGCCTCACCAATCTGGGCTATGTGCTGACCAGCAAACGCCAGTGGCGCGATCTGGAAAGCTATTGCTGGGTGGCCGCCGACGGCAATTGCCACAATGGCTACAACTACAGCCCCGCCACGCCCGGCAACATCTATCGCACCGACAATTACGGCATCGGCCATGACCAGACCCAATGGGGGGATCAGGGCAGCGTGACGTTCAAGATCCCGCTGAGCGATACCATCAGCACCGATCTGGTTGCCGGTTTCGATGTGAACAGCATCCAGCTGACCTATTCCAACGATTTCGGATCGGACACGCAGGAAGACAGCGTCACCCCCACCGGCTTCAACCCGGGCCTGTTCTATGACACGCAGGGCATCGCTCCGCGCTATCGCACCCAGACCACCGAATATGCCTTCTTCGCCGAAGACCGGCTGAAGTTTGGCGAACAATTCTCGCTGATCACCGGCATCCGGCACGAGAATGACGAGATCAAGCGCTGGACCCGCACCTATCCCACCGGCAATGGCGGCGTTGACACCTTCGCCTTCGACAAGAGGCTGACCAACACCACCTGGCGCGTCGGCGGCGTCTATCAGCCGATCCCGACGGTTTCGCTCTATGCGCAATACAGCACCGGCACCGATCCGCTGGGCACGCTGACCACCTATTCCACCGCCCAGACCCAGTTCAGCAACGCCACCGGCAATCAGGTGGAAGTGGGCGCCAAGGGCAGCTTCTGGGGCGGGCGCGGCACGGCCACGCTGGCGGCCTATCGCATTGTGAAGAAGGGACTGCTGTACCAGCAGACGCTCAGCAGCCCGATCCAGCAGGTGGGGCAGCAATCGTCGAAGGGGATCGAGGCTGCGGTGTCGCTCAACCTGCCCGCCGGTTTCGGGATCGACGCCAATGGCACGGTGCTGAAGGCGCGTTACGACGATTTCTACTCCGGCGGAGTCAGCTTCAACGGCAAGGCGCCGCCCAATGTGCCGCAGCAGGCCGCCAATCTTTGGCTGCGCTGGGATGCGACCAAGCAGATCCGCGCTCAGGCCGGGCTGCGTTATGTGGGCCACACCTACTCGGATACGGCCAACACCTTCCGCGTGCCCGCTTACGCCGTGGTGGATGCGGGGCTGTCCTATGCTTTGAACCGGCATGCGGCGGTGGATGTCCACATCTACAACCTGCTGGACAAGGCCTACGCCCAGACCACCTACAATGACGAGCAGTGGATTCTGGGCCGCCCGCGTTCGGTGGACGTGTCACTGCGTACCAAGTTCTGA
- a CDS encoding alpha/beta hydrolase codes for MGKLLLGLVLAASLSGAASAQTDSDPPHDPRHPARLEQIRYPTGGVQVPARLFVASGAGLHPTVLLLHGFPGTELNLDLARVFQRKGWNVLAIHYRGVWGAPGAFSFSHTVEDAHAALAWLRSPAAAAYGVDPGRIVAAGHSMGGFDTLMLGDDREVAGYVLISAANLGKSRALNGDARQRANFADEASYTNASVEALAADVQAYAGDWDWNKRAALLAGRPVLVLTSEDGLAPTDEAAAAAVEAAGGPRPTVVHLATDHSYNDHRVALATVIADWLAANFPAR; via the coding sequence ATGGGCAAACTTCTTCTTGGGCTGGTTCTGGCGGCCAGCCTGTCCGGGGCGGCCTCTGCCCAGACTGACTCCGACCCGCCGCACGATCCCCGGCATCCCGCCCGCCTTGAACAGATCCGCTATCCCACGGGCGGGGTGCAGGTGCCCGCGCGGCTGTTTGTGGCCTCCGGCGCGGGGCTGCATCCCACTGTGCTGTTGCTGCATGGCTTTCCCGGCACGGAGCTGAACCTCGATCTGGCGCGGGTGTTTCAGCGCAAGGGCTGGAATGTGCTGGCGATCCATTATCGCGGCGTCTGGGGCGCGCCCGGCGCTTTCAGCTTCAGCCATACGGTGGAGGATGCTCATGCCGCTCTGGCCTGGCTGCGCTCACCTGCGGCGGCGGCCTATGGCGTCGATCCCGGGCGGATCGTGGCGGCGGGGCACAGCATGGGCGGCTTCGACACGCTGATGCTGGGCGATGACAGGGAGGTGGCCGGCTATGTGCTGATCTCGGCGGCCAATCTGGGCAAGAGCCGGGCCCTGAATGGCGATGCCAGACAGCGCGCGAATTTCGCTGATGAGGCCAGCTACACCAATGCCAGCGTGGAGGCTCTGGCTGCCGATGTGCAGGCCTATGCCGGTGATTGGGACTGGAACAAGCGCGCCGCTCTGCTGGCCGGGCGCCCGGTGCTGGTGCTCACCTCTGAGGATGGGCTGGCACCGACCGATGAGGCGGCTGCTGCGGCGGTGGAGGCGGCAGGCGGCCCCAGACCGACGGTGGTGCATCTTGCCACCGATCACAGCTACAACGACCACCGCGTGGCTCTGGCGACGGTGATTGCCGACTGGCTGGCGGCAAACTTCCCGGCGCGCTGA